A single Argentina anserina chromosome 7, drPotAnse1.1, whole genome shotgun sequence DNA region contains:
- the LOC126803986 gene encoding ubiquitin-conjugating enzyme E2-17 kDa-like: MASKRILKELKDLQKDPPTSCSAGPVAEDMFQWQATIMGPPDSPYAGGVFLVTIHFPPDYPFKPPKVAFRTKVFHPNINSNGSICLDILKEQWSPALTISKVLLSICSLLTDPNPDDPLVPEIAHMYKTDRSKYETTARSWTQKYAMG, translated from the exons ATGGCGTCAAAGCGGATCTTGAAGGAGCTCAAGGATCTCCAGAAGGACCCTCCAACCTCATGCAGCGCCG GGCCTGTTGCTGAAGACATGTTTCAATGGCAAGCAACAATAATGGGCCCTCCTGATAGTCCTTATGCAGGGGGTGTCTTTCTAGTTACCATTCATTTCCCTCCTGATTATCCGTTTAAACCACCTAAG GTTGCATTTAGGACCAAGGTCTTTCATCCAAACATCAACAGCAATGGAAGTATCTGTCTTGACATTTTGAAGGAGCAGTGGAGCCCTGCTCTCACCATATCCAAG GTGTTGCTATCCATTTGTTCCCTATTGACGGACCCCAACCCGGACGATCCCCTGGTGCCGGAAATTGCTCATATGTACAAGACAGACCGGTCAAAATACGAGACAACTGCTAGGAGCTGGACCCAGAAGTATGCTATGGGTTAG